One stretch of Sinomonas terrae DNA includes these proteins:
- a CDS encoding MFS transporter has product MEHDGRGGRGAAWTAWPRERIGRPAASSNAASGRVVVGWFPRSRRGLAMGIRQMAQPLGVTVAALTVPWIAAGHGTSAALILPLVFNAVLAVLCGLGLVNPPRTPSRGGSASGPNPYRAGSFLLRIHAVSVLLVVPQFTLSTFGLVWLIADVGLDSVSAGAAVSIAQVVGAFGRIAVGVWSDRLGSRVRLLRWVAVAAAVTMGLAAATDVASLRAAAVAAFVIATIVSVADNGLAFTSVAEAAGPRWSGKALGAQNTGQFIAASGVGPAVGALVTVLGYPLAFCLVAAAPLAAIPLVPPRDVHAEQC; this is encoded by the coding sequence TTGGAGCACGATGGCCGTGGCGGAAGGGGCGCGGCATGGACGGCATGGCCAAGGGAGCGAATCGGGAGACCCGCGGCCAGCAGCAACGCGGCGAGTGGGCGCGTCGTCGTCGGCTGGTTCCCGCGGAGCCGCCGGGGGCTGGCCATGGGGATCCGGCAGATGGCCCAGCCGCTCGGCGTGACCGTCGCGGCGCTCACTGTCCCGTGGATCGCTGCGGGGCACGGGACGAGCGCAGCGCTGATCCTCCCGCTCGTGTTCAACGCTGTGCTCGCTGTCCTCTGCGGCCTCGGACTCGTCAATCCGCCGCGGACCCCCAGCCGCGGCGGCTCCGCGAGCGGGCCGAACCCGTATCGCGCGGGCTCGTTCCTCTTGCGCATCCATGCTGTCTCGGTGCTCCTCGTGGTCCCGCAGTTCACTCTCTCGACGTTCGGGCTCGTGTGGCTCATCGCCGACGTCGGTCTCGACAGCGTCTCGGCAGGCGCGGCTGTGAGCATCGCGCAGGTCGTGGGAGCGTTCGGGCGCATCGCGGTCGGCGTGTGGAGCGATCGCCTCGGGAGCCGGGTGCGGCTCCTCCGCTGGGTCGCGGTCGCGGCCGCCGTGACCATGGGTTTGGCGGCCGCGACCGACGTCGCGTCCCTGCGGGCCGCCGCTGTGGCGGCGTTCGTGATCGCCACCATTGTCAGCGTCGCGGACAACGGCCTCGCGTTCACGTCCGTCGCCGAGGCGGCGGGACCGCGCTGGTCGGGCAAGGCGCTCGGGGCGCAAAACACCGGGCAGTTCATCGCGGCGTCGGGCGTTGGACCCGCGGTGGGCGCCCTCGTCACCGTCCTCGGCTACCCCCTTGCGTTCTGCCTCGTCGCGGCGGCACCGCTCGCGGCGATCCCGCTGGTTCCCCCGCGGGACGTGCATGCAGAGCAGTGCTAG
- a CDS encoding alpha-hydroxy acid oxidase has product MTTMSPNTTPAAPKAGTGARPEVSHKPGSAPAVQAPDARVAVRRQLPKISEVRELLQFRAPVLDPVRRRLEGALTIGDLRKIGRRTTPRAVFDYVDGAAEFEITAQRNLAAFRDVEFVPETLNSVAEPDLSTELFGERIAFPLVFAPTGYTRMMHHEGEAAVARVAERSNLPYSLSTVGTTTIEEVRDAAPNGQNWFQLYLTNNEALNEEMVGRALDAGCKTVILTVDTAVAGGRHKDTRNGLTIPPSLTVKTFLDMSRFPYWWFNKLTTAPINFALLRDYPGTSADVAAMLFDPGLNYEDLEWLRKAWPHNLLVKGITNPQDAARVVELGADGVVVSNHGGRQLDRTPATLDVLPAVREAVGSDATLLLDSGVRNGQDIVAAIARGADAVMIGRAYLYGLMAGGERGVQRAVEILQTEYRRALQLLGLKETSQIASRHVRTRG; this is encoded by the coding sequence ATGACGACGATGAGCCCGAACACAACGCCGGCCGCACCCAAGGCCGGAACAGGCGCTCGGCCTGAGGTGAGCCACAAGCCGGGCAGCGCCCCGGCTGTGCAGGCTCCCGACGCGCGCGTCGCGGTGCGCCGCCAGCTGCCCAAGATCTCCGAGGTGCGCGAGCTCCTCCAGTTCCGTGCCCCCGTCCTGGACCCGGTTCGGCGTCGCCTCGAGGGTGCGCTCACGATCGGGGACCTGCGCAAGATCGGCCGCCGGACCACGCCGCGCGCGGTCTTCGACTACGTCGACGGTGCGGCCGAGTTCGAGATCACAGCCCAGCGCAACCTCGCGGCGTTCCGTGACGTCGAGTTCGTGCCGGAGACCCTCAACTCGGTGGCCGAGCCCGACCTCTCGACCGAGCTGTTCGGCGAGCGCATCGCCTTCCCGCTCGTCTTCGCACCCACGGGCTACACCCGCATGATGCACCACGAGGGTGAGGCCGCCGTCGCCCGCGTCGCTGAGCGCAGCAACCTCCCGTACTCGCTCTCGACGGTCGGCACCACGACGATCGAAGAGGTGCGGGACGCCGCCCCGAACGGGCAGAACTGGTTCCAGCTCTATCTCACGAACAACGAGGCGCTCAACGAGGAGATGGTGGGCCGGGCCCTCGACGCGGGCTGCAAGACCGTCATCCTCACGGTCGACACGGCCGTAGCCGGCGGCCGGCACAAGGACACCCGCAACGGCCTGACGATCCCGCCGTCGCTGACGGTGAAGACATTCCTCGACATGTCTCGCTTCCCGTACTGGTGGTTCAACAAGCTCACGACGGCGCCGATCAACTTTGCGCTGCTCCGTGACTACCCGGGGACGTCGGCAGACGTCGCTGCCATGCTGTTCGATCCGGGGCTCAACTACGAGGATCTCGAGTGGCTGCGCAAGGCCTGGCCGCACAATCTCCTCGTCAAGGGCATCACGAACCCGCAGGATGCTGCGCGCGTCGTCGAGCTCGGCGCTGACGGCGTCGTCGTCTCGAACCATGGCGGCCGGCAGCTCGACCGGACGCCGGCGACGCTCGACGTCCTTCCCGCAGTCCGGGAGGCCGTCGGAAGCGATGCGACCCTGCTGCTCGACAGCGGCGTACGCAACGGGCAGGACATCGTTGCGGCGATCGCGCGCGGTGCGGACGCCGTGATGATCGGCCGCGCCTACCTGTACGGCCTCATGGCCGGCGGCGAGCGCGGCGTCCAGCGGGCGGTCGAGATTCTGCAGACCGAGTACCGGCGCGCGCTGCAGCTGCTTGGGCTCAAGGAGACCTCGCAGATCGCGTCGCGTCACGTGCGAACGCGGGGCTGA
- a CDS encoding SMP-30/gluconolactonase/LRE family protein: MRAEPPVDGLMGPLELLFTGTVWAEGPVWVPSSQTVRWSDIPNNRILEFDPVTGKVRDYATEVEFTNGRTLDADGSVVQCSHGRRRVERDRDGDVVAIVDSFEGKRLNSPNDVVVARDGTIWFTDPPYGILPGTNEGHEGEQEYGACYVFRCGSGGEDLTPVVTDLVHPNGLAFSPDESLLYVADTAGLRHNVPFRIAVYDIVDGACRNGRTFVQFDDGHPSDGFRVDVEGRVWTSAGPSVRVYSPDGTLLAETELPETVSNVCFGGPDGHDLYITATTSLYRLRTATRDAVQARRAR; this comes from the coding sequence ATGCGCGCAGAACCGCCAGTCGATGGCCTCATGGGCCCACTCGAGCTCCTATTCACCGGGACCGTGTGGGCCGAGGGCCCCGTCTGGGTCCCGTCGTCGCAGACCGTCCGCTGGAGCGATATCCCCAACAACCGCATCCTCGAGTTCGATCCGGTCACGGGCAAGGTGCGGGACTACGCGACGGAGGTGGAGTTCACCAACGGCCGCACTCTCGACGCCGATGGGAGCGTCGTGCAGTGCAGCCACGGGCGGCGTCGGGTCGAGCGGGACCGCGACGGCGACGTTGTCGCCATCGTCGATTCCTTCGAGGGCAAGCGTCTCAATTCGCCGAACGACGTGGTCGTCGCACGAGACGGCACTATCTGGTTCACCGATCCGCCCTACGGCATTCTCCCTGGGACAAACGAGGGCCATGAGGGGGAACAGGAGTACGGCGCCTGCTACGTCTTCCGCTGCGGGTCTGGGGGAGAGGACCTCACCCCCGTGGTGACAGACCTCGTGCATCCCAACGGCCTCGCCTTCTCGCCCGACGAATCGCTGCTCTACGTCGCGGACACCGCCGGACTGCGCCACAACGTTCCGTTCCGCATCGCCGTCTATGACATCGTCGACGGCGCGTGCCGTAACGGCCGAACTTTCGTGCAGTTCGACGACGGGCACCCTTCGGACGGGTTCCGCGTGGACGTCGAGGGACGGGTCTGGACCTCGGCCGGCCCGTCGGTGCGCGTCTACTCACCGGACGGCACACTCCTCGCCGAGACGGAGCTGCCCGAGACGGTCTCCAACGTGTGCTTCGGCGGCCCGGACGGGCACGATCTCTACATCACCGCCACCACGAGCCTGTACCGCCTGCGAACCGCCACCCGCGACGCTGTCCAGGCCCGCCGCGCCAGATGA
- a CDS encoding DUF6153 family protein, whose translation MRAVLALLVLPLVLGLLGMHALAAHAVEPAAAPGQAAADHFAAGHSSSSGMDDDACHPGCPPSGAAHSSDCIPAPGAQAPTVPAAVVLLRSDAVLTGPAGSVAPRPDRLGASPAPELHDLSISRT comes from the coding sequence ATGAGGGCCGTGCTCGCGCTGCTCGTGCTGCCCCTAGTGTTGGGGCTTCTGGGTATGCACGCCCTGGCCGCGCACGCGGTCGAGCCCGCTGCGGCTCCCGGACAGGCCGCTGCCGACCACTTCGCTGCCGGGCACAGCTCTAGCTCCGGAATGGACGACGACGCCTGCCACCCCGGCTGCCCACCTTCCGGCGCCGCCCATTCCTCTGACTGCATCCCCGCACCGGGGGCCCAAGCGCCCACAGTGCCCGCCGCCGTCGTCCTTCTGCGCTCGGACGCAGTCCTGACGGGACCCGCGGGGTCTGTCGCACCCCGCCCGGATCGCCTGGGCGCCTCTCCCGCACCTGAGCTTCACGACCTGTCGATCAGCCGAACGTAG
- a CDS encoding dienelactone hydrolase family protein, producing the protein MTSLNSTKVEISTADGVADAYFTHPDDGAAHPGVLLYMDAFGLRPHLEAMADRLAKAGYAVLVPNVFYRSGPAPVFDLPEFIDTSQRTGIFEQIGPVMRELTSERAVSDAEAYLAWLADRPEVTEGPVGVTGYCMGARLALRTAGAFPDRVAAVGGFHGGNLATDDADSPHLVADRIKAELYFGHADHDHSLPPEQIDRLNKAFTDAGVRFRAEVYEGASHGYTQADTASYNRDAAERHWKELFALFERTLPQG; encoded by the coding sequence GTGACTTCCCTGAACAGCACCAAGGTAGAGATTTCTACCGCCGACGGCGTCGCCGACGCCTACTTCACCCATCCCGACGACGGCGCGGCGCACCCGGGCGTGCTCCTCTACATGGACGCGTTCGGGCTCCGTCCGCACCTCGAGGCCATGGCCGACCGCCTTGCCAAGGCGGGCTATGCGGTCCTCGTGCCGAACGTCTTCTACCGCAGCGGGCCAGCTCCGGTCTTCGACCTTCCCGAATTCATCGACACCTCGCAGCGGACGGGCATCTTCGAGCAGATCGGCCCCGTCATGCGTGAGCTGACGTCCGAGCGCGCTGTGAGCGACGCCGAGGCGTACCTCGCGTGGCTCGCCGACCGGCCCGAGGTCACGGAGGGACCCGTCGGCGTCACGGGCTACTGCATGGGTGCGCGCCTCGCGCTCCGCACCGCAGGCGCTTTCCCCGATCGGGTAGCGGCCGTAGGCGGCTTCCACGGCGGCAACCTCGCGACCGACGACGCCGACAGCCCCCACCTCGTGGCCGACCGCATCAAGGCCGAGCTCTACTTCGGACACGCCGACCACGACCACTCTCTCCCGCCGGAGCAGATCGATCGGCTCAACAAGGCGTTCACGGACGCCGGTGTGCGGTTCCGGGCCGAGGTCTACGAGGGCGCGAGCCACGGCTACACCCAGGCGGACACCGCCTCGTACAACCGTGACGCTGCGGAGCGCCACTGGAAGGAACTGTTCGCGCTGTTCGAGCGGACCCTTCCCCAAGGCTAA
- a CDS encoding C-terminal binding protein has translation MDRKPRVVVTDLDQPSLAEEEAVSAAEGFELVRTDCRTEDDVIRAGEGADALIVQYAPITRAVFKALPGLKVVARYGVGVDTVDLEAATDAGVAVCNVPDYGTEDVSDHAIALALSLARGVVGLDREVRRGNYSLAPVQPLHRVAGRVFGVVGLGLIGAATARKARGVGYETVGFDPVYEPGTTTAEGTAVVSFDELISRADVISLHVPLNAHTRHLINADVLAAMKPGAILVNTCRGGVVDTEALIEALRSGGIRAAGLDVFEEEPLPKDSPLFDVPNTVLTPHAAWYSEESQVELKQRTAQNVADVLAGRKPRNIVNPEVLA, from the coding sequence GTGGATCGGAAGCCCCGAGTCGTCGTAACCGACTTGGACCAGCCGTCGCTGGCGGAGGAAGAGGCGGTCAGCGCCGCCGAGGGGTTCGAACTGGTGCGGACCGACTGCCGCACTGAGGACGACGTCATCCGCGCCGGCGAGGGAGCCGACGCCCTGATCGTGCAGTACGCACCCATCACGCGCGCCGTCTTCAAAGCGCTGCCAGGCCTCAAGGTCGTTGCCCGCTACGGCGTCGGCGTGGACACCGTCGATCTCGAGGCGGCCACCGACGCCGGAGTCGCTGTCTGCAACGTCCCCGATTACGGCACTGAAGACGTGAGCGACCATGCGATCGCCCTCGCGCTGAGCCTCGCGCGCGGCGTCGTGGGTCTCGACCGCGAGGTGCGCCGCGGCAACTACTCGCTCGCACCGGTCCAGCCGCTGCACCGCGTTGCCGGTCGGGTCTTCGGCGTCGTCGGGCTCGGTCTCATCGGCGCCGCAACCGCGCGCAAGGCGCGCGGCGTGGGCTACGAGACCGTCGGCTTCGACCCCGTCTATGAGCCGGGGACGACGACGGCGGAAGGCACCGCCGTCGTGAGCTTCGACGAGCTGATCAGCCGCGCGGACGTCATCTCGCTCCACGTGCCCCTCAATGCCCACACGCGCCACCTCATCAATGCCGACGTCCTCGCCGCCATGAAGCCGGGCGCCATCCTCGTCAACACGTGCCGGGGCGGCGTCGTCGACACGGAGGCGTTGATCGAGGCGCTGCGCTCGGGCGGCATCCGTGCCGCCGGGCTCGACGTCTTCGAGGAGGAGCCGCTGCCGAAGGACAGCCCGCTGTTCGATGTCCCCAACACCGTGCTCACGCCCCACGCTGCCTGGTACAGCGAGGAGTCGCAGGTCGAGCTCAAACAGAGGACGGCGCAGAACGTCGCGGACGTGCTGGCCGGACGGAAGCCCAGGAACATCGTGAACCCGGAGGTATTGGCATGA
- a CDS encoding DUF305 domain-containing protein: MTTLQHTHARRRPLGLTLLAVGALALAGCGAPAATPASTATADIHSGHSMPSASAGFNSADGMFAQMMIPHHEQAVQMSEIVLAKPGLDPRVVALAQQIRAAQAPEIATLKDWLAAWGQPESMPGHGAGEAMSGMMKDEDLGQLRSAEPAKASKLFLTQMIAHHEGAVEMARTETQEGQDGGAVGMASAIVASQSREIEEMKAILAQP; this comes from the coding sequence ATGACCACACTTCAGCACACCCATGCCCGCCGTCGTCCGCTCGGCTTGACGCTCCTCGCGGTGGGCGCGCTCGCGCTCGCGGGGTGCGGGGCACCCGCCGCGACGCCGGCGTCGACGGCCACGGCCGACATCCATAGCGGGCACTCGATGCCGAGTGCCTCGGCCGGATTCAACAGCGCCGACGGGATGTTCGCGCAGATGATGATCCCGCACCACGAGCAGGCGGTGCAGATGAGCGAGATCGTCCTCGCGAAGCCGGGGCTCGACCCACGGGTCGTCGCCCTAGCCCAACAGATCAGGGCCGCGCAGGCTCCCGAGATCGCCACGCTCAAGGACTGGCTCGCCGCGTGGGGCCAGCCTGAGAGCATGCCCGGCCATGGTGCGGGCGAGGCGATGAGCGGAATGATGAAGGACGAGGACCTCGGCCAGCTCCGTTCGGCCGAACCGGCCAAGGCATCGAAGCTGTTCCTCACGCAGATGATCGCCCACCACGAGGGCGCCGTCGAGATGGCGCGCACGGAGACGCAGGAAGGGCAAGATGGCGGCGCCGTTGGGATGGCTTCGGCGATCGTGGCGTCCCAGAGCAGGGAGATCGAGGAGATGAAAGCGATCCTCGCGCAGCCCTAG
- a CDS encoding ABC1 kinase family protein: MAFGISGSRAARYAQIGEVLTRHGLGHLLHATGLGRWSPTNLLGDAVDATAGGPEHLRLALEELGPTFMKLGQILSTRPDLVPEAYQAELAKLQDAVPPVPAEDIRAVVREELGVDVEEAFATFDDEAIASASIGQVHGARLADGTRVVVKVRKPGAVDRIREDLEILRNLASSASRQWSAAADYNLVGLVEQFGRTILAELDYLQEARNAERFAANFAEDPHIRIPRVFWETTTSRMLTLERVEGLKINDVEGLDAAGFDRSSLALNAASALAQMVFQDAFFHADPHPGNMFVQTDGAIALIDFGMIGEIDARLHDQLSRLLLAVARKDARRLARTLLDMSAGSHEADLPDLADDVADFISLYDRVDLQDVDTARLVQRLLTVVRTHRLQLPEEIAVISKMLVMAEGLGRVLDPSFRLSQALQPYVVDLFIERHSPQAILEGLKDAGLGAMDLVEDLPHLVDGLVRIVDSGGFEVRLRAAELEPLLIRAEKIGDRVVAGVITAAFIRGVGELVSIDRERWTGWRAPFMRTGLTALGGLGGYLAWSAAKRRRRSHNLPRR; the protein is encoded by the coding sequence ATGGCCTTCGGAATCTCCGGCTCCCGCGCCGCCCGCTACGCCCAGATCGGCGAAGTCCTGACCCGCCACGGCCTCGGGCACCTTCTCCACGCCACCGGCCTCGGCCGCTGGTCCCCCACGAACCTGCTCGGCGACGCTGTTGACGCGACGGCCGGCGGCCCCGAGCACCTGCGCCTCGCCCTCGAGGAGCTCGGGCCGACGTTCATGAAGCTCGGGCAGATCCTCTCCACCCGCCCCGACCTCGTGCCGGAGGCGTATCAGGCAGAGCTCGCGAAGCTCCAGGACGCGGTGCCGCCCGTCCCCGCAGAGGATATCCGCGCCGTCGTCCGCGAGGAGCTGGGCGTCGACGTGGAGGAGGCCTTCGCGACGTTCGACGACGAAGCGATCGCGAGCGCGTCCATCGGCCAGGTCCACGGTGCGCGCCTCGCGGACGGGACGCGCGTGGTCGTCAAGGTCCGGAAGCCGGGTGCGGTGGACCGCATCCGCGAGGATCTCGAGATCCTGCGGAACCTCGCCTCGTCGGCGAGCCGCCAGTGGTCCGCGGCGGCCGACTACAACCTCGTCGGCCTCGTCGAGCAGTTCGGCCGCACGATCCTCGCGGAACTCGACTACCTCCAGGAGGCCCGCAACGCCGAGCGCTTTGCGGCGAACTTCGCCGAGGATCCCCACATCCGGATTCCGCGCGTCTTCTGGGAGACCACGACATCGCGCATGCTCACGCTCGAGCGGGTCGAGGGGCTCAAGATCAACGACGTCGAAGGATTGGACGCCGCTGGCTTCGATCGTTCCTCGCTCGCGCTCAACGCTGCCAGCGCCCTCGCCCAGATGGTCTTCCAGGACGCCTTCTTCCATGCGGATCCGCACCCGGGCAACATGTTCGTGCAGACCGATGGCGCGATCGCGCTCATCGATTTCGGCATGATCGGGGAGATCGATGCCCGGCTCCACGATCAGCTGAGCCGCCTGCTCCTCGCCGTCGCCCGCAAGGACGCTCGACGGCTCGCGCGCACGCTGCTCGACATGTCAGCGGGGAGCCACGAGGCCGATCTCCCGGACCTGGCCGACGACGTTGCCGACTTCATCTCGCTCTACGACCGGGTGGATCTGCAGGACGTCGACACGGCCCGGCTTGTGCAGCGGCTGCTAACGGTGGTGCGGACGCACCGGCTTCAGCTGCCGGAGGAGATCGCCGTCATCTCCAAGATGCTGGTCATGGCCGAAGGCCTTGGCCGAGTCCTCGACCCGAGCTTCCGACTCAGCCAGGCGCTCCAGCCCTACGTGGTCGACCTGTTCATTGAGCGGCACTCGCCCCAGGCGATCCTCGAGGGGCTCAAGGACGCGGGGCTGGGCGCGATGGACCTCGTCGAGGATCTCCCGCACCTCGTCGACGGGCTCGTGCGGATCGTCGATTCGGGTGGTTTCGAGGTGCGCCTCCGCGCTGCCGAGCTCGAGCCGCTCCTCATCCGCGCGGAGAAGATCGGCGACCGCGTGGTGGCGGGCGTGATCACGGCGGCGTTCATCCGTGGTGTCGGAGAACTCGTCTCCATCGATCGCGAGCGGTGGACGGGGTGGCGCGCACCGTTCATGCGGACCGGGCTCACGGCCCTCGGCGGCCTCGGCGGCTACCTCGCGTGGAGCGCGGCGAAACGACGGCGGCGAAGTCACAACCTGCCGCGCCGCTAG
- a CDS encoding cytochrome c oxidase subunit 4 yields the protein MKIESLLFGAIFVFLLIVGFIYALMTHFAEFAGGVPLALVAGLALMITTYLWVTGRRVGPRPEDRQDAEIHEGAGDQGFFSPWSWWPISLGAACAISVLGVAIAFWLVPIGAAFAIIGLLGWVFEYSRGDHSH from the coding sequence ATGAAGATAGAGTCCCTGCTTTTCGGAGCGATCTTCGTCTTCTTGCTCATCGTGGGGTTCATCTACGCCCTCATGACCCACTTCGCGGAATTCGCCGGCGGCGTGCCGCTCGCTCTCGTGGCCGGGCTCGCCCTCATGATCACGACCTACCTCTGGGTCACCGGAAGGCGGGTTGGCCCCCGGCCGGAGGACCGCCAGGACGCCGAGATCCACGAGGGCGCGGGCGATCAGGGGTTCTTCAGCCCCTGGAGCTGGTGGCCCATCTCGCTCGGAGCCGCCTGCGCGATATCGGTGCTCGGCGTGGCCATAGCGTTCTGGCTCGTCCCGATCGGCGCGGCCTTCGCCATCATCGGCCTTCTGGGGTGGGTGTTCGAATACAGCCGCGGCGACCACAGCCACTGA
- the malQ gene encoding 4-alpha-glucanotransferase has product MAGTEQIQHDRTDTLLRELASAHRVATSFWGFDGQERAVSSQTLRKVLTALGVPANTSEEVETSLADASLEPWRRLLPPVVVVRERQESRVPLHVPHGSALRVWISAEDGRRFDVAQTDDWESPREVDGVLTGRATFSLPLGLPLGWHTLYAENEGRVSECPLVVTPARLATTDRLQDSRSWGLMAQLYSVRSSRSWGIGDFADLNDLGAISGAEGASFVLVNPLHAAEPKPPVEDSPYLPATRRFFNPLYVRIEDIPEYGYLEPAAREEIERLADRLHPANRAADLLDRATSFDAKLAALRLVFAVPRSPSRERQYERFRAELGRGLDDFSLWCSLAETLPPSSAEWAAASSPSSRRADELREELADRIEFHRWLQWICDEQLERAQRSAKQAGMEIGIVHDLAVGVKLDGADAWMLSDVLAKGVTVGAPPDVFNQQGQNWNQPPWHPARLAAAGYAPYRDMLRTILRHAGGIRVDHILGLFRLWWIPEGGGPEEGTYVYYDHEALIGILALEAQRAGAIVVGEDLGVFEPWVRDYLSERVIFGTSILWFEHDDGGPLAPEQYRRACLTSVNTHDLPPTAGYLAGEHVKLRESLGLLRRPVEEERAADAAEREAVLARVRERGLLPPLESEAGVQRTVEALYAFTALTPSALLGIALVDAVGERRTQNQPGTENEYPNWRIPLAGPDGEAILLDELPRNERFGSLLKTVREALGER; this is encoded by the coding sequence ATGGCCGGAACCGAGCAGATCCAGCACGACCGTACCGACACTCTCCTTCGCGAACTGGCCTCTGCCCACCGCGTTGCCACCTCCTTCTGGGGCTTCGACGGCCAAGAGCGCGCCGTCTCGTCCCAGACCCTGCGCAAGGTCCTCACCGCGCTCGGCGTCCCGGCGAACACCTCCGAGGAGGTCGAAACCTCCCTTGCCGACGCCTCGCTCGAGCCATGGCGCCGGCTCCTGCCGCCCGTCGTCGTCGTCCGTGAACGCCAGGAAAGCCGCGTCCCGCTGCATGTCCCCCACGGCAGCGCGCTCCGAGTGTGGATTTCGGCGGAGGACGGCCGCCGCTTCGATGTCGCGCAGACGGATGACTGGGAGTCGCCGCGAGAGGTCGACGGCGTCCTGACCGGCCGCGCGACATTCAGCCTCCCGCTCGGCCTCCCGCTGGGATGGCACACCCTGTATGCGGAGAACGAGGGCCGGGTCTCGGAGTGCCCGCTCGTCGTGACGCCCGCGCGGCTCGCGACGACCGACCGGCTGCAAGACAGCCGCAGTTGGGGACTCATGGCCCAGCTCTACTCCGTTCGGTCGTCCCGCTCGTGGGGCATCGGGGACTTCGCCGACCTCAACGATCTGGGCGCGATCTCCGGGGCTGAGGGCGCGAGCTTCGTCCTCGTCAACCCGCTGCATGCGGCCGAGCCAAAGCCTCCCGTCGAGGATTCGCCGTACCTTCCGGCCACACGCCGGTTCTTCAATCCGCTCTATGTGCGTATCGAGGACATTCCCGAGTACGGCTATCTCGAGCCCGCAGCACGCGAGGAGATCGAACGGCTCGCGGACCGCCTCCACCCGGCCAACCGGGCCGCCGACCTGCTCGACCGGGCCACGAGCTTCGACGCGAAGCTCGCCGCGCTCAGGCTCGTCTTCGCCGTCCCGCGGAGCCCCTCTCGGGAGCGGCAGTACGAGCGTTTCCGAGCCGAGCTGGGCCGTGGCCTCGACGACTTCTCACTCTGGTGTTCACTGGCCGAGACGCTGCCGCCGTCGTCCGCGGAGTGGGCCGCGGCGTCGTCGCCCTCCTCGCGCCGCGCCGATGAGTTGCGGGAGGAGCTCGCGGACCGCATCGAATTCCACCGTTGGCTCCAATGGATCTGCGACGAGCAGCTCGAGCGGGCGCAGCGGAGCGCGAAGCAGGCCGGCATGGAGATCGGCATTGTCCACGACCTCGCCGTGGGGGTGAAGCTGGACGGCGCGGACGCGTGGATGCTCTCCGACGTCCTGGCCAAGGGAGTGACGGTGGGCGCCCCTCCGGACGTCTTCAATCAGCAGGGGCAGAACTGGAACCAGCCGCCCTGGCACCCGGCGCGGCTCGCGGCGGCCGGCTACGCGCCGTACCGCGATATGCTCCGCACGATCCTCCGCCACGCAGGCGGCATCCGGGTGGACCACATCCTGGGCCTCTTCCGCCTGTGGTGGATCCCCGAGGGCGGCGGCCCTGAGGAAGGCACGTACGTCTACTACGACCATGAGGCCCTCATCGGGATCCTCGCCCTCGAGGCGCAGCGCGCGGGCGCGATTGTCGTGGGCGAGGATCTGGGTGTGTTCGAGCCGTGGGTTCGCGACTACCTTTCCGAACGGGTCATCTTCGGCACGTCCATTCTGTGGTTCGAGCACGACGACGGCGGCCCGCTTGCGCCGGAGCAGTACCGGCGGGCTTGCCTCACGAGCGTCAACACCCACGACCTGCCCCCGACGGCGGGCTACCTCGCCGGGGAGCACGTGAAGCTGCGCGAATCGCTCGGCCTCCTCCGCCGGCCGGTCGAGGAGGAGCGGGCTGCCGACGCGGCTGAACGGGAGGCAGTCCTCGCGCGTGTCCGCGAGCGCGGGCTCTTGCCGCCCCTGGAGTCCGAGGCGGGCGTCCAGCGGACGGTCGAGGCCCTCTACGCGTTCACGGCCCTCACGCCATCGGCCCTGCTCGGCATCGCGCTCGTCGACGCTGTCGGCGAGCGGCGCACCCAGAACCAGCCAGGCACCGAGAACGAGTATCCGAACTGGCGGATCCCGCTCGCCGGTCCGGACGGCGAGGCGATCCTGCTCGACGAGCTCCCCCGGAACGAACGCTTCGGCTCATTGCTCAAGACGGTGCGGGAGGCTCTGGGCGAACGTTAA